In Musa acuminata AAA Group cultivar baxijiao chromosome BXJ2-8, Cavendish_Baxijiao_AAA, whole genome shotgun sequence, one genomic interval encodes:
- the LOC135620007 gene encoding uncharacterized protein LOC135620007 codes for MCCTFPTTFRGPARAWFSRLRQSSITSFDQFAKEFEQNFLTSARPRPPIAALLALSQHEEETLTQFVTRFATEIRGYPDTHPSLIMQAFLTGLKPSRFFWSLIEKPPTTVPEMLHRANQYVVGEALAAGRRTVGKKSRTEQSRAATSSVDPQPHRRLDHPEQRLLRLPPLPLNTPRTEIFLQIREKGLLWPPNPMRATYKNRSKYCRFHRDHGHDTEDCHDLQNHIEELIRRGYLGRYLKEPREATPRPRMPVERQVDVIIGGPAAGGSSSSARKSYARSSVEKRPRPELEPEISFGAEEGERSHHDDALVISIQITNARVKRVMVDTGSSADVLYLDAFKRLGLFAEDLIPLSSALTGFTGDSISTLGTTTLLVTIGEEPRTKTIMTTFMVVNLPSAYNVIIGRPTLNKLKAVVSTYHRAIKFPTSAGVGESRSDPGESRRCYLTAVSLPKRAFPHIPDPREEAATPTHLEPPEQLTEVPIKGDRPGQTVKISAAQPKENHL; via the coding sequence ATGTGTTGTAcattcccgaccaccttcagAGGACCAGCACGCGCATGGTTTAGCCGGCTGCGCCAATCCTCAATCACATCTTTCGACCAGTTCGCCAAGGAGTTCGAACAAAACTTCCTTACCAGCGCGCGGCCTCGGCCTCCCATAGCCGCCCTACTGGCGCTATCGCAGCACGAAGAGGAGACGCTCACACAATTTGTGACACGCTTCGCCACGGAGATCCGCGGGTATCCGGATACTCACCCTTCTTTGATCATGCAGGCGTTCTTGACGGGGCTGAAACCctcgaggttcttctggtcactaATTGAGAAGCCGCCGACCACTGTCCCTGAGATGCTCCACCGTGCCAACCAATACGTCGTCGGCGAAGCATTGGCAGCGGGAAGACGCACGGTCGGGAAGAAATCGCGGACCGAGCAATCCCGAGCCGCCACCTCGTCGGTCGACCCGCAACCCCATCGGAGGCTCGACCATCCCGAGCAGCGGCTCCTGAGGCTTCCGCCCCTCCCACTCAACACGCCtcgtaccgagatcttcctccaaatcaggGAGAAAGGTCTTTTGTGGCCCCCCAATCCCATGAGAGCTACTTACAAAAATCGGTCGAAATACTGCAGGTTCCACCGAGACCATGGCCATGACACAGAGGACTGCCACGACCTCCAGAACCATATTGAGGAGCTGATCAGAAGGGGGTACCTCGGCcgctatctcaaggaaccccgaGAAGCAACCCCGCGTCCTCGGATGCCCGTCGAAAGGCAAGTCGATGTCATCATCGGGGGACCAGCGGCAGGCGGCAGCAGCTCAAGCGCAAGGAAATCCTATGCCCGGAGCTCGGTCGAGAAACGCCCCCGACCCGAGCTAGAACCCGAAATCTCTTTCGGGGCCGAGGAGGGGGAACGGTCCCATCATGACGACGCTCTGGTGATCTCCATCCAGATCACCAACGCTCGGGTAAAGAGGGTAATGGTCGACACTGGGAGCTCCGCCGACGTCTTGTACCTCGACGCCTTCAAAAGGCTCGGCTTGTTTGCCGAGGACCTCATTCCCCTGAGCTCGGCACTCACGGGATTCACCGGAGACTCAATCTCCACGCTCGGCACCACCACACTCCTTGTCACCATTGGGGAGGAACCAAGGACCAAGACAATAATGACTACGTTCATGGTGGTCAACCTGCCCTCGGCCTACAACGTCATCATCGGACGCCCAACGCTCAACAAGCTGAAAGCGGTGGTCTCAACCTACCACCGAGCCATCAAGTTTCCCACCTCGGCAGGGGTTGGAGAGTCACGAAGCGACCCAGGAGAGTCGAGAAGGTGCTACCTCACCGCGGTCTCCCTCCCGAAGAGGGCATTCCCCCATATCCCAGACCCTCGAGAAGAGGCTGCCACACCAACGCACCTTGAACCCCCTGAGCAGCTTACCGAGGTGCCGATAAAGGGAGACCGGCCCGGTCAGACTGTGAAAATCAGCGCGGCCCAACCCAAAGAAAACCATCTCTAG